The genomic DNA CGCGCGCGAGCGTGAGTTTGTTGGGAAGATTCATGGCGAATGGGTTTGGGCCGGCGTGGCCGCGATCTGTCGTTGAGGTACTAATGGGACACCTGCCCTTCAGACAGAGGTCATGTTAGCAAATGGAGAAGGCGGATTGCATGAAACACGCGGACACCACGCGCAACGCGGGCGGACGCGCGAGGAAGGAACCTCTCTAGCGAAGCGGCTTCGGCGTTTCCGGCACGCGTATACCGTCGGCGGTCGCCGCGTGCGCGCGCGACTCGAGGGGTTGGGCGTTCGGCCGCACGACGACCGTATACGTGAACCAACCCAGCGCAATTACCGCGCACACCGCGCCCCAGGCCATTGCCTCGCCCATCCAGCGGGGAGGCGCGGCCTTGCGCGCGTCGGAATGGGTCCTGCGGAGGAAGCCGGTGCTTGGGCGCGTGCACGCCTGGTACGTATCCACGTACCGGTTCGGTTCAATGCCCAGCAACTGGCAATACGTCTTGAGGAACCCCACGGAATAGCACGCCGCGGGCAAGTTGTGCACCGCGCCTGCTTCTATCGATTCGACAAACTGTGCTGGCACACGAATGCGGCGGTAAATGTCGTCCGAACTAAACCCCAGTTCTTCCCGTCTCGCACGCAGTTCATGGCCAGGAAAAGCTACGTGGCTCATGCAACCTCGTTGTTCGGTGGCATACTCACCAGGATCTCACGGGCTTTGCTGCCGATGTGAGGCCCCACGATCCGCCTCATTTCCATCATGTCAATGAGCCTGGCTGCGCGAGTATACCCTACGCGCAGGCGTCTTTGCACCATAGAAATTGAGGCCTGTCCCGTTTCTAACACAACCCGTACGGCATCGTCGAACAATTCGTCGTCTTCGTCCTCAATCGCCTCCATCTGTTCCTTGGACTTCCCGAAATTCTGGATTTCGTCCCGGTACTGGGGCGGGGCTTGCGTCTTCAGGTAACCGATCAGGCCGTTCATTTCCTGGTCGCTTACGAACGCACCCTGAATGCGGGCGGGCTTGGACTGCCCCGCCGGCAGGTACAGCATGTCGCCTTTGCCGATCAGGCGTTCGGCGCCAATCTCATCGAGAATGCAGCGCGAATCCACGCGCGAGGACACCTGGAACGAAATACGGCAGGGGAAGTTGGCTTTGATGACGCCCGTCAACACGTCGACAGACGGGCGCTGCGTCGCGATGATGAGGTGGATGCCGACTGCGCGGGCCAACTGCGCCAGGCGGGCGATTGCGTCCTCGACTTCCGCACGGGCGAGCATCATCAAGTCGGCCAACTCGTCGATCACGCACACGATGTACGGCAGTTTGCGGATCGACTGCACCGACTCGTTGCTCGTTTCGCCCTGGTCGTCGCCCTCGCCGACGAGTTCGATCTCGCCGTTTTCGACGCTCTGGTTGTAGACGTCGATGTTGCGCACGCGCAGGTGCTGGAACAGGCGGTACCGCTCGTCCATCTCGGTGATGAGCCACTGCAACGCCGAGGCGGCCTTCTTCGCGTCGGTCACGACGGGTGTAATCAAATGCGGGATATCGTCGAAGATCGAGAGCTCGACCATCTTCGGATCGATGAGCATGAGCTGCAATTCGTCCGGCGTGCGTGCGCACAGCAGGCTCGCAAGCAGCGTCTTCACACACACGGTCTTGCCTGCGCCCGTCGCCCCCGCCACGAGTAAGTGCGGCATGCTCGTCAGATCGGTGACGGTCACTTCGCCTGCGATGTCCTTGCCGAGCGTCAACGGGAGTGCGCCCTTGTGCCGATTAAATTGCCGAGATTCCAACAGCTCGCGGATCACGACCGGCTCGCGGAACTTGTTCGGCACTTCGATGCCTACACGGCCCTTGCCGGGGATCGGCGCTTCGACACGCACGCGATGCGCCTTCAACGCGAGCGCAATGTCGTCGGCCAGCGAAAGGAACCGGCTGACCTTGATGCCCGGCGCCGGCTCGAGTTCGAACCGCGTGAGTGTCGGCCCGCGCGTTACGTCCGTCACGCGTGCCTCGATGCTGAACGTCAGCAAGGTCTCCTCGAGAATCTGGCTCGTCTTGACCAGTTCTTCGCGGCAATCCTCGATTGGCGGCGGCGTGGGCAGGTCGAACAGTTCGAGCGACGGTTTCGTATAGCGTTTCGGATAGACGTAATCAGGCGGGAGCTCCGCGTCGAACGCCGTCTTGCGGCGCGGCATCGGCTTGCGCTTTTTCAGCGCGGTAAATTCGATCGGAGGTCGCGCAGGGGCCTCCGCCGTAGCCACCGCAACCTCTTTCTGCGTGTCTTCTTCGTCGTCTACTTCGTCGGACGCGTCGTTGTAATCTTCTTCGTACTCTTCATCCGCCGCGTCGTCGACTTCGTTCTCTTCGTCCGCGTCGTACTCGACTTCGTCTTCTTCGTCAAGGTCAGGCGAGCTCTGCGATGCGGTCCAAATCCGAATCTGCTTCTCGGTGTCCGGCGTTTCGACGCCCTCTTCTTCCGTCTCGGCAGCCAGGCCCGATGTTGCCTTCGCAGCAGATTTTGATCGCTTCGCGGTGAGAGACTGCGCATCGTCATCCGATGCGAACCGCGACAACACAATGGGCGCGGGCCCGTCAGCGCGCGCCGATGGCGCAACGATCTTCGGTTTTTCCGGCTTGCCTCTGCCGCCATCGCGCAACACGCGGCTGCTCGCCCACGCGGACCTCGCGCCACCCGTCACGAGATTCACAAACGCAG from Candidatus Hydrogenedentota bacterium includes the following:
- a CDS encoding helix-turn-helix domain-containing protein translates to MSHVAFPGHELRARREELGFSSDDIYRRIRVPAQFVESIEAGAVHNLPAACYSVGFLKTYCQLLGIEPNRYVDTYQACTRPSTGFLRRTHSDARKAAPPRWMGEAMAWGAVCAVIALGWFTYTVVVRPNAQPLESRAHAATADGIRVPETPKPLR
- a CDS encoding DNA translocase FtsK; this encodes MIALTILLFLALVTDGYKSDVRRPIEGMSQVANLLGKPGAIFAGIGSVVFGGATHLLYFLTLVWGSMLLRHQSLDRLGWRIGGALVMLFSVSALLHIDVPPTPKGDHAGGVVGGFLGSFLLNTFGILGSNIIAIALCVIGLLLATEFLFVHLFDAVRIVVVAVARFATSTIAAFVNLVTGGARSAWASSRVLRDGGRGKPEKPKIVAPSARADGPAPIVLSRFASDDDAQSLTAKRSKSAAKATSGLAAETEEEGVETPDTEKQIRIWTASQSSPDLDEEDEVEYDADEENEVDDAADEEYEEDYNDASDEVDDEEDTQKEVAVATAEAPARPPIEFTALKKRKPMPRRKTAFDAELPPDYVYPKRYTKPSLELFDLPTPPPIEDCREELVKTSQILEETLLTFSIEARVTDVTRGPTLTRFELEPAPGIKVSRFLSLADDIALALKAHRVRVEAPIPGKGRVGIEVPNKFREPVVIRELLESRQFNRHKGALPLTLGKDIAGEVTVTDLTSMPHLLVAGATGAGKTVCVKTLLASLLCARTPDELQLMLIDPKMVELSIFDDIPHLITPVVTDAKKAASALQWLITEMDERYRLFQHLRVRNIDVYNQSVENGEIELVGEGDDQGETSNESVQSIRKLPYIVCVIDELADLMMLARAEVEDAIARLAQLARAVGIHLIIATQRPSVDVLTGVIKANFPCRISFQVSSRVDSRCILDEIGAERLIGKGDMLYLPAGQSKPARIQGAFVSDQEMNGLIGYLKTQAPPQYRDEIQNFGKSKEQMEAIEDEDDELFDDAVRVVLETGQASISMVQRRLRVGYTRAARLIDMMEMRRIVGPHIGSKAREILVSMPPNNEVA